One genomic window of Sulfurovum lithotrophicum includes the following:
- a CDS encoding plasmid-related protein — MSIKKSETKNKISFNIRVEKKLKDAFVAACKENDDDASKVIRRMMRNYVQKNNPSWG; from the coding sequence ATGTCAATAAAAAAATCAGAAACAAAAAATAAAATTAGCTTCAATATTCGAGTCGAAAAAAAACTAAAAGATGCGTTTGTAGCAGCATGCAAAGAAAATGATGATGATGCCTCTAAGGTGATACGACGGATGATGAGAAACTATGTACAAAAAAATAACCCGTCGTGGGGTTAG
- a CDS encoding DoxX family protein has product MSSNIGKLLLRLMLGGLLLFHGLYKLQHGIGSIKSMVVGHGLPEVLAYGVYVGEILAPLLLILGVYSRVWAGVIVLNMLMAVWLTNFKGMLGLGAFGAWEMETTMFYLLTALAITLLGSGKYAIRRD; this is encoded by the coding sequence ATGTCTTCCAATATAGGAAAACTGCTTCTACGTCTTATGCTGGGAGGTTTATTGCTTTTTCACGGGCTTTATAAACTACAGCACGGTATCGGCTCCATTAAAAGTATGGTTGTCGGACACGGGTTGCCCGAAGTGCTGGCTTACGGTGTATATGTGGGAGAAATACTCGCTCCATTGCTGCTGATACTCGGTGTCTACAGCAGGGTCTGGGCAGGGGTGATCGTTCTCAATATGCTCATGGCGGTCTGGCTGACAAATTTCAAAGGGATGCTGGGTCTGGGTGCTTTTGGTGCCTGGGAGATGGAAACCACTATGTTCTACCTGCTGACTGCACTGGCTATTACATTACTTGGTTCTGGAAAATATGCAATCAGGAGGGATTGA
- a CDS encoding replication endonuclease has protein sequence MKTKNLQYGLTRRGVRMAKAKISRAKLFLNSHYLVSKAGDKIPLIDCYKSPTINADRYVAEIQHRVYSMVEYAQDRGLETIFLTLTLPSAYHKMKTINGKLVYNPKYADGTDNYDDYTPKAGSKYLTKMLAKIRQDRSYKEIDPDDRCSFRVMEPHKNGTPHVHVAMFVPRYAVARLIDAIFRLFPFPQSDISSTYIPDEWQESFVWEKGKKKQVFKKNDGTKNFIRVQVQDSYSYMLKYIYKTLDDLRGDGKISELSYWYISNGITRFYTSRTLVSLSIYRPLNGRFTMLELTKLYRDKQLQVFLNESTKKPELMILGSDIIYDRQKYVLEEKEMSYDEVQKVSTVDDDDLSGKSFILEDHPDFDVEAYEEALRREREKDPQDYGDDFNPWQIVEENDEEDLLDFADDIFMSMFENDQDPELLF, from the coding sequence GTGAAAACCAAAAATCTGCAATATGGTTTAACTCGTCGTGGGGTTAGAATGGCTAAGGCTAAAATATCTCGGGCCAAACTGTTTCTCAACTCTCACTATCTTGTTTCAAAGGCTGGAGACAAGATTCCGTTGATTGACTGTTACAAATCACCTACAATTAATGCTGATCGTTATGTCGCCGAGATACAGCATCGAGTATACAGTATGGTTGAGTATGCTCAAGATCGTGGACTTGAGACTATCTTCCTCACGCTCACCCTCCCAAGCGCATACCACAAAATGAAAACGATCAACGGCAAATTGGTGTATAATCCAAAATATGCAGATGGTACGGACAACTATGATGACTATACTCCAAAGGCTGGCAGTAAATACCTAACAAAAATGCTGGCCAAGATTAGACAGGATCGTTCGTACAAAGAGATTGATCCGGATGATAGATGTTCCTTCCGGGTTATGGAACCGCACAAAAATGGCACCCCTCATGTTCACGTAGCGATGTTTGTTCCCAGATATGCAGTTGCCAGGCTGATTGATGCAATATTCCGTCTATTTCCATTTCCTCAGTCTGATATTTCAAGCACCTATATACCTGATGAATGGCAAGAATCGTTTGTCTGGGAAAAGGGAAAGAAGAAGCAGGTGTTCAAAAAAAATGACGGCACGAAAAACTTCATCCGTGTCCAGGTGCAGGATTCCTATTCGTACATGTTGAAATATATCTACAAAACGCTTGACGATCTCCGTGGAGATGGTAAGATATCGGAGTTGAGCTATTGGTACATCAGTAATGGTATTACTCGCTTCTACACTTCTCGGACTTTGGTGTCACTTTCGATCTATCGTCCACTTAATGGTAGGTTTACTATGCTTGAGTTGACGAAACTGTACCGTGACAAACAGCTCCAGGTATTCCTCAACGAGAGTACCAAGAAGCCCGAATTGATGATTTTGGGATCAGATATCATCTATGATAGACAAAAATATGTATTGGAGGAGAAAGAAATGAGTTATGATGAAGTTCAAAAGGTATCTACTGTTGACGATGATGATCTGTCTGGAAAATCTTTCATCCTCGAAGATCATCCCGATTTCGATGTAGAGGCCTATGAAGAGGCGTTGAGACGGGAACGTGAAAAGGATCCTCAGGATTATGGTGATGATTTTAATCCGTGGCAAATTGTTGAAGAGAATGATGAAGAGGATCTTCTTGATTTTGCAGATGATATATTTATGTCAATGTTTGAAAATGACCAGGATCCGGAGTTGCTATTCTAA
- a CDS encoding tyrosine-type recombinase/integrase, whose translation MFCRNNGKLYLEYEAYGRTVQKSTRLPDTPLNRSMIQKEVIPALQAKILRGDFSVDVPKKFSHYSEIFLRSKIHNKTYKRITMHVEQINVYFGDIRIDKIKRSDIKNWVQDMLETRSPKTVRNYMASLVGVIDVAIDHEVIHNNVARNIKLPEHDVEEIEPFTDDEVRRILDAADGFLKLYLAIGFFTGMRMGEILGLMWSDIDLDKKVIRVRRSVVDGNVTTPKTKKSIREVPILDDLLPYLEFTGKSLWLFVKADGFRVNRFGENHYREWRVLLATLGIKYRKPYATRHTFIVSMLKHSDMSIMQIAQLVGHSTTQMIIRNYGKFIKGEHLKVDRKLKLFTDKSADSSA comes from the coding sequence ATGTTTTGTCGCAATAATGGTAAGTTGTATTTGGAGTACGAGGCTTACGGACGGACTGTTCAAAAGAGTACACGTTTGCCCGATACTCCATTGAATAGATCGATGATACAAAAAGAGGTGATCCCAGCGCTGCAGGCCAAGATCTTACGTGGTGATTTTTCTGTGGATGTGCCTAAGAAGTTTTCTCATTATAGTGAAATATTTCTAAGGTCCAAAATACATAATAAAACATATAAGCGAATAACGATGCACGTTGAGCAGATTAATGTTTATTTTGGTGATATCAGGATCGACAAGATAAAGAGGTCTGACATTAAGAACTGGGTTCAGGATATGCTGGAAACGAGATCCCCTAAAACTGTACGTAATTATATGGCCAGTCTGGTTGGTGTGATCGATGTTGCTATTGATCATGAAGTGATCCACAATAATGTAGCGCGTAACATCAAGCTGCCAGAACATGATGTTGAGGAGATTGAGCCTTTTACGGATGATGAAGTGCGTAGGATCCTGGATGCAGCGGATGGTTTTTTAAAATTGTATCTTGCTATAGGCTTCTTTACCGGGATGCGCATGGGAGAGATATTGGGCTTGATGTGGTCTGATATCGATCTCGATAAAAAAGTGATTAGGGTGAGAAGATCCGTTGTTGATGGCAATGTTACAACACCTAAAACCAAAAAGAGTATAAGAGAGGTTCCGATCCTGGACGATCTCTTGCCTTATCTTGAATTTACTGGTAAGTCTCTCTGGTTGTTTGTCAAGGCCGATGGGTTCAGGGTAAATAGGTTTGGTGAGAATCATTATAGAGAGTGGAGAGTACTTTTGGCTACATTGGGTATAAAATATAGAAAACCTTATGCTACTCGTCACACGTTTATCGTCTCTATGCTTAAACATAGTGATATGTCTATTATGCAGATCGCCCAGCTTGTAGGTCATTCAACGACACAGATGATCATACGTAACTATGGAAAGTTCATCAAGGGTGAACATTTGAAAGTGGATAGAAAATTGAAGTTGTTTACTGACAAATCAGCTGACAGTAGTGCGTAA
- a CDS encoding type II secretion system protein GspD has product MLRLFFSLLFVFSLSNAEDLLDLNKLYINESAPMLQDISIRRMAGIVSKNDGVNIIVGQDVNSTVSFYMDKKIPKLLPAFRNVLSENGYSLQFKSGFYFVHHNLADEFRGYHTYTMRGDVYQSLKPMLKGLKHTYLPSTNKIVFDVDPDQYQAVQNVLSVVDIPRDVYNFKITIFDIDLDKLNQTGIDTAALGQIVTDNFNYFVSMVNMINLQSVPYASGDSKLSLYSALNYLDQHSIANIRTSTIINTLDGVESVIKNVHRVPYLKSTNTISDAKTQDTNSYDYMDIGLSLGLTPHYLTQRRVTLGFSLNYSLPVGTATSELLPKLSEKSFNNVIRLNKGQSIMVGGFRTVSQTGDQSKIPVLGDLPVLGNLFKTSSNNNNRRATYIIIEYLPGTLSGSYARRSYKKMSKKFNNTMSMF; this is encoded by the coding sequence ATGTTGCGTTTATTTTTCTCTTTACTTTTTGTTTTTTCATTATCAAATGCCGAAGATCTTCTTGATCTCAATAAGCTTTATATCAATGAATCTGCTCCAATGCTACAGGATATATCCATACGTCGTATGGCTGGTATTGTTTCAAAGAACGATGGTGTGAATATAATAGTCGGTCAGGATGTTAATTCTACGGTTTCATTTTATATGGATAAAAAAATTCCTAAACTCTTGCCTGCTTTTCGTAATGTCCTTAGCGAAAATGGATATAGTTTGCAGTTTAAGTCAGGTTTTTACTTTGTTCATCACAATCTTGCAGATGAATTCCGTGGTTATCATACCTATACTATGCGCGGTGATGTTTATCAATCGCTTAAGCCAATGTTGAAGGGTTTGAAGCATACATATCTGCCAAGTACCAATAAGATAGTTTTTGATGTTGATCCCGATCAGTATCAGGCTGTCCAGAATGTTTTATCTGTGGTGGATATACCTCGTGATGTATATAATTTTAAAATCACTATTTTTGACATCGATCTTGACAAATTGAATCAAACTGGTATTGATACCGCTGCATTGGGTCAAATTGTTACTGATAATTTTAACTACTTTGTCTCGATGGTCAATATGATCAATTTACAATCTGTACCGTATGCTTCTGGTGACAGTAAGCTTTCTTTGTATTCAGCTCTGAATTATTTGGATCAGCACTCTATTGCCAATATCAGAACATCTACTATAATCAATACGCTTGATGGAGTTGAATCAGTTATCAAAAATGTTCATCGTGTTCCATACCTCAAGTCTACTAATACGATTTCAGATGCTAAAACTCAGGACACTAATTCATACGATTATATGGATATTGGTTTGAGTTTAGGTCTTACTCCGCACTATTTAACGCAGCGACGGGTTACTTTGGGGTTTTCGCTTAATTATTCACTTCCCGTAGGTACTGCTACTTCGGAACTTTTGCCTAAGCTTTCTGAGAAATCATTCAACAACGTGATTCGTTTGAACAAGGGCCAGTCTATCATGGTAGGCGGTTTTAGAACAGTTAGTCAAACTGGAGATCAAAGTAAGATTCCTGTTCTGGGTGATCTGCCTGTTTTGGGTAATTTATTCAAGACTTCCAGTAATAATAATAATAGAAGAGCTACATATATTATTATAGAGTATCTGCCCGGTACACTTTCTGGTTCTTACGCTCGACGTTCTTATAAAAAAATGTCTAAAAAATTCAACAATACTATGAGCATGTTTTAG
- a CDS encoding zonular occludens toxin domain-containing protein has product MIYYVVGKPRSGKTYWAVNMINNLVKSKSDDFDQIYTNIGGFKYDQFENVKKLDYEWFFDTWVRDLHDYFKKAKREHDDYDHHIVEKVRQDGFYRSIFFCDEAQEYLSRDLAHIRWLFSYQGHLGFNFYFITQALGLIKPKYKYTIEYVVSPVASSFKLSNKYSKYNYYATTRMLRSDKYMSERLFFRKEIFDLYKSGDKIKHKSFLIPKLIMLAFLFGGLFAYYKFSMSAFAGDPVKVKSDNPDASKYQYSSAKKNDHAVPPARKVHKMSDAGDQLLRIRCYDSICSSKHFQDIPYPVLRKFFAADFTVVNSVQNMYSIDIYVTVSSRTLDMFVDFVAAKPTKDKKDMLSLH; this is encoded by the coding sequence ATGATCTATTATGTAGTTGGGAAGCCCAGATCTGGTAAGACCTACTGGGCTGTCAATATGATCAATAATCTGGTTAAGTCCAAAAGCGATGATTTTGATCAGATATATACTAATATTGGTGGCTTCAAATATGATCAGTTCGAAAATGTAAAAAAACTTGATTATGAATGGTTTTTTGATACATGGGTTAGGGATCTTCATGACTACTTCAAAAAAGCCAAAAGAGAACATGATGATTATGATCATCATATTGTGGAAAAGGTAAGGCAGGACGGTTTTTATCGTTCTATTTTTTTTTGCGATGAGGCTCAAGAGTACCTATCGCGTGATCTCGCACATATTCGTTGGTTGTTCTCTTATCAAGGGCATCTTGGTTTTAATTTCTATTTTATTACCCAGGCACTTGGTCTTATCAAGCCTAAGTACAAGTATACGATAGAGTATGTAGTTTCACCTGTCGCCTCTTCGTTCAAACTTTCTAACAAGTATTCCAAATACAACTATTACGCAACAACACGTATGTTACGTTCTGATAAGTATATGTCTGAGCGTTTGTTTTTCCGGAAAGAGATTTTTGATCTCTATAAATCTGGTGATAAGATCAAGCATAAGTCTTTCTTGATCCCTAAGCTGATCATGCTTGCATTTTTGTTTGGTGGTCTGTTTGCATATTACAAATTTTCTATGAGTGCTTTTGCTGGGGATCCTGTAAAAGTAAAATCTGATAATCCAGATGCCTCAAAATATCAGTATTCCTCTGCTAAAAAAAATGATCATGCTGTTCCTCCTGCACGTAAAGTTCATAAAATGTCAGATGCTGGTGATCAGTTGTTGCGTATCAGGTGTTATGATTCAATTTGCAGCAGTAAACATTTTCAGGACATACCTTATCCTGTTCTTCGTAAATTCTTTGCTGCTGACTTTACTGTTGTGAACTCTGTTCAGAATATGTATAGTATTGATATATATGTAACTGTTTCATCTCGTACACTTGATATGTTTGTAGATTTTGTGGCTGCCAAACCTACTAAAGACAAGAAAGATATGCTCAGTCTACATTGA